The Vicia villosa cultivar HV-30 ecotype Madison, WI linkage group LG1, Vvil1.0, whole genome shotgun sequence genome includes a region encoding these proteins:
- the LOC131643945 gene encoding kinesin-like protein KIN-14I, translating into MAAFSFSVASVVEDVLQQHGTRLKDLDLESRKSEEAALRRYEAAGWLRKMVGVVAAKDLPAEPSEEEFRLGLRSGIVLCNVINKVQPGAVSKVVESPVDSALIPDGAPLSAFQYFENVRNFLVAVQEIGIPTFENSDLEQGGKSSRIVNSVLALKSYSEWKQTGANGVWKFGGTIKPASTAKSFVRKNSEPFTNSLSRTSSVNEKSMTSLTSDVESNKMSSSHSLGMLVRAMLFDKKPDEVPTLVESVLTKVVEEFEHRIASQDEQTKTTSRGSLPQSDGPLAKFTMARKKVDNKNLVVTKKEEVIHKNHVADEESRKKVLKQQILFDERQKDIQELKYTVQTTKAGMQFMQMKFHEEFSNLGMHIHGLAHAASGYHRVLEENRKLYNEVQDLKGSIRVYCRVRPFLSGQPNHLSTVENIEDGVITINVPSKNGKARRSFNFNKVFGPSAAQGEVFADMQPLIRSVLDGFNVCIFAYGQTGSGKTFTMTGPKEITEKSQGVNYRALSDLFFMANQRKDTFRYDVSVQMIEIYNEQVRDLLITDGSNKRLEIRSNSQRGLSVPDASLVQVSSTNDVIELMNLGHKNRAVGATALNDRSSRSHSCLTVHVQGRDLTSGAVLRGCMHLVDLAGSERVDKSEATGDRLKEAQHINKSLSALGDVVASLAQKNQHVPYRNSKLTQLLQDSLGGQAKTLMFVHISPEANAIGETISTLKFAERVATVELGAARVNKDGADVKDLKEQIASLKAALARNEGNSDYSLSGSSGKHRTTASELSPYRAVQRGADIVDDPFGCRQPMVDVGNLALQSNTTLRQRTQSFDFDEILTNSPSWPPVNSLVQNCVEDDKETGTGEWVDKVMVNKLDVNKTGNMLGCWEADNGNLSEEFYQKYLPDSSKVYSERSYNMFMRGNQFNIAGSDDTDDVDAATSDSSEHDLLWQFNHSKVTNIANGNESKGRRLVSKSAKSPELSKKSIHSSTAPSPSRKQTSSVSHRTPTRQPAPVDMKRKTGSRK; encoded by the exons ATGGCGGCATTTTCGTTTTCTGTGGCGTCTGTTGTTGAGGATGTTCTTCAACAACATGGTACTCGGCTTAAGGATCTTGATTTGGAATCTAGAAAGTCAGAAGAAGCTG CATTAAGAAGATATGAAGCGGCGGGGTGGTTGAGGAAAATGGTTGGAGTTGTTGCAGCTAAAGATTTACCAGCAGAGCCTTCTGAGGAAGAGTTTAGGCTTGGTTTGAGGAGTGGGATCGTTCTTTGTAATGTTATTAATAAGGTTCAACCTGGTGCTGTATCTAAG GTTGTGGAGAGTCCGGTTGATTCTGCATTAATCCCCGATGGAGCACCGTTATCGGCGTTTCAGTATTTTGAAAATGTTAGGAACTTTCTAGTGGCTGTTCAGGAAATTGGAATTCCTACCTTTGAGAATTCTGATCTAGAACAA GGAGGAAAATCGTCGAGGATTGTGAACAGTGTGTTGGCCCTTAAATCCTATAGTGAATGGAAACAAACTGGGGCTAATGGTGTGTGGAAATTTGGTGGAACTATCAAGCCGGCAAGCACTGCAAAATCTTTTGTGAGGAAAAACTCCGAGCCATTTACCAATTCCTTGTCAAGAACCTCTTCAGTAAATGAAAAATCTATGACTTCTCTAACCTCTGATGTCGAGTCTAATAAAATG TCTAGTTCTCATTCTTTAGGTATGCTTGTTCGCGCAATGCTATTCGATAAGAAGCCGGATGAAGTTCCAACG TTGGTTGAATCTGTTTTGACTAAAGTCGTAGAGGAGTTTGAGCATCGCATTGCAAGCCAGGATGAACAG ACAAAAACAACTTCAAGAGGTTCGTTGCCCCAAAGCGATGGACCCTTAGCGAAGTTTACCATGGCACGTAAAAAG GTGGATAACAAGAATCTTGTGGTAACAAAGAAAGAGGAGGTCATACATAAAAACCATGTTGCCGATGAGGAATCACGAAAAAAAGTTCTGAAGCAGCAAATTCTCTTTGATGAACGGCAAAAAGATATTCAA GAATTGAAATATACAGTTCAAACAACCAAAGCTGGTATGCAGTTCATGCAAATGAAATTTCATGAGGAGTTCTCCAATTTAG GCATGCACATTCATGGCTTAGCTCATGCTGCTTCTGGATATCATAGAGTTCTTGAAGAAAATCGCAAATTATACAATGAAGTCCAGGATCTTAAGG GAAGTATTAGGGTGTACTGTCGAGTAAGACCTTTCTTATCTGGACAACCAAATCATTTGAGTACGGTGGAGAACATAGAAGATGGAGTTATCACGATTAACGTTCCCTCAAAGAATGGGAAAGCACGCAGATCCTTCAACTTCAACAAAGTTTTTGGACCATCCGCAGCCCAAG GGGAGGTCTTCGCTGATATGCAGCCACTCATTAGGTCTGTTCTTGATGGTTTTAATGTTTGCATATTTGCTTATGGCCAAACAGGATCGGGAAAAACTTTCACCATG aCGGGACCAAAAGAGATCACAGAAAAAAGCCAAGGTGTAAATTACAGGGCTCTAAGTGATCTGTTTTTTATGGCGAATCAAAGAAAAGACACTTTTCGCTATGATGTTTCTGTTCAAATGATTGAAATTTATAATGAGCAAGTCAGAGATCTATTGATTACCGATGGATCAAACAAAAGAT TAGAAATTCGTAGTAACTCTCAAAGAGGGCTCAGTGTACCGGATGCAAGCCTTGTCCAAGTATCATCAACAAATGATGTTATTGAACTAATGAACCTGGGCCACAAGAACCGCGCTGTTGGAGCAACAGCACTAAATGACCGTAGTAGCCGATCTCACAG TTGTTTGACGGTTCATGTTCAAGGAAGAGACTTGACATCTGGAGCTGTCCTACGGGGATGCATGCACTTGGTTGACTTGGCAGGGAGTGAGAGGGTAGACAAGTCCGAGGCGACAGGTGATAGACTGAAAGAGGCACAGCATATTAACAAATCTCTTTCAGCTTTGGGTGATGTCGTTGCTTCCCTTGCTCAAAAAAACCAACATGTCCCTTATAGAAATAGCAAGCTCACGCAGTTACTCCAAGATTCACTTG GAGGACAGGCCAAGACATTAATGTTTGTTCACATTAGTCCAGAGGCCAATGCTATTGGAGAAACAATTAGCACACTGAAATTTGCAGAAAGAGTTGCTACAGTTGAACTTGGCGCTGCTCGAGTAAACAAGGACGGGGCAGATGTCAAAGACCTCAAAGAACAG ATTGCAAGTCTTAAGGCAGCGTTGGCTAGAAATGAAGGAAATTCAGATTATTCTTTGTCCGGAAGCTCTGGAAAACATAGAACAACAGCCAGCGAACTATCACCCTATCGTGCAGTTCAGCGAGGTGCAGATATCGTGGATGATCCCTTTGGATGCCGGCAACCAATGGTTGATGTAGGCAACTTAGCG CTTCAGAGCAATACCACATTGAGACAAAGAACTCAGAGCTTTGATTTTGATGAGATATTAACAAATTCCCCATCCTGGCCCCCGGTGAACAGTCTTGTTCAAAACTGTGTGGAAGACGATAAAGAAACCGGTACAGGAGAGTGGGTTGATAAGGTCATGGTAAACAAGCTAGATGTAAACAAAACTGGTAACATGTTAGGATGTTGGGAAGCAGATAATGGTAACTTATCCGAGGAATTTTATCAGAAATATCTTCCAGACTCTTCCAAAGTATACTCGGAACGATCTTATAATATGTTCATGAGAGGCAACCAGTTTAACATTGCTGGCTCAGATGACACCGATGATGTTGATGCTGCAACCAGCGATTCCTCAGAACATGATTTACTTTGGCAATTTAATCATTCCAAAGTTACAAACATAGCCAATGGAAATGAATCAAAGGGTAGAAGATTAGTCTCAAAGTCAGCAAAAAGTCCTGAATTGAG CAAGAAAAGTATTCATTCTTCTACAGCTCCTTCACCTTCGCGGAAACAAACAAGTAGTGTCTCACATCGAACACCAACAAGGCAACCAGCTCCGGTTGACATGAAACGTAAAACTGGTTCTAGAAAATGA